From Riemerella anatipestifer ATCC 11845 = DSM 15868, a single genomic window includes:
- a CDS encoding Crp/Fnr family transcriptional regulator, protein MINFENHLSEILDLPDTCLDFCKDEYEIKNVKKNTFLLGEGEVAKWAVFVENGLLRMYSIDTQGKEHIIQFAPEKWLLSDRNSLFFDEKSKFYIEAVEDSQVLLLKPSFFAQIIEKFPQTAASQEMLLQKHIRNLQNRVNSLLGATAEERYLDFIKMYPDILQRVPQWMVASYLGITPESLSRVRKNIAEKGKL, encoded by the coding sequence ATGATAAACTTTGAAAACCATTTGTCAGAAATTTTAGACTTACCAGATACTTGTCTTGATTTTTGTAAGGATGAATACGAAATAAAAAATGTTAAAAAAAACACCTTTTTATTAGGAGAAGGAGAGGTGGCTAAATGGGCTGTTTTTGTAGAAAACGGACTTTTAAGAATGTATTCTATAGACACCCAAGGTAAAGAACACATCATTCAGTTTGCTCCAGAAAAATGGTTGCTTTCAGACAGAAATAGTTTATTCTTTGATGAAAAATCTAAATTCTATATAGAAGCAGTGGAAGATAGTCAAGTCTTATTACTAAAACCTTCATTTTTTGCTCAAATAATAGAAAAGTTTCCACAAACAGCAGCATCACAAGAGATGTTGTTACAAAAACACATCAGAAATTTACAAAACAGAGTTAATTCCTTATTGGGTGCAACAGCCGAAGAAAGATACTTAGATTTCATAAAAATGTATCCCGATATTTTGCAACGAGTACCACAATGGATGGTGGCTTCCTATTTAGGGATTACCCCAGAAAGTTTAAGCAGAGTTAGAAAGAATATTGCAGAAAAAGGGAAACTTTAA
- the mnmE gene encoding tRNA uridine-5-carboxymethylaminomethyl(34) synthesis GTPase MnmE has product MNQQDTICALATANGVGAIGIIRVSGDNSINITNTIFKGKDLTKVDSHTLHYGFIVQGEEVIDEVMISIFKAPKSFTTEDSVEISFHGSPFIGKRILDLLIANGCRMAKAGEFSMRAFLNGRIDLSQAESIADLIASESEAARKVALNQLKGGISNEISILRNDLLNFTSLIELELDFAEEDVEFADRTELTQLLQKLKSKLGGLLESFQYGNAVKNGVQVAIIGKPNAGKSTLLNALLKEERAIVSDIAGTTRDTIEEVLHIGGHAFRFIDTAGIRDTADRVESIGVEKAKEKINTADILLYLFDIKDSTPNEIINFITSLERPDLKVILLQNKIDSSNETEINDFWKQLKEVLVPNFTQTILGISAKEEKNIEILKNELVSYIEELKTSESTIITNQRHQEALQKSLLSVQKVEEAITNRISTELLAYELRAAMEYLGEISGEFTNDEVLGNIFGKFCIGK; this is encoded by the coding sequence ATGAATCAGCAAGATACCATTTGTGCATTAGCTACAGCCAATGGAGTAGGAGCCATAGGCATTATTAGAGTTTCAGGAGATAACTCTATTAACATTACAAATACTATTTTCAAAGGGAAAGATTTAACTAAAGTTGACTCTCACACGCTTCATTACGGATTTATAGTCCAGGGCGAGGAAGTGATAGATGAAGTTATGATAAGTATTTTTAAAGCTCCAAAAAGCTTTACTACAGAGGATTCCGTAGAGATTTCGTTTCATGGGTCGCCTTTCATTGGTAAAAGGATTTTAGATTTATTGATAGCCAACGGTTGCAGAATGGCTAAGGCTGGAGAGTTTAGTATGAGAGCCTTTTTGAATGGTAGGATAGATCTTTCTCAAGCCGAGTCTATAGCAGACCTTATAGCTTCTGAAAGTGAGGCAGCAAGAAAAGTAGCCCTAAACCAACTCAAAGGTGGTATATCTAATGAGATTTCTATTTTACGGAATGATTTACTTAATTTTACTTCTCTTATAGAACTTGAGCTTGATTTTGCTGAAGAAGATGTAGAATTTGCTGACCGAACTGAATTGACTCAATTATTACAAAAATTAAAGTCTAAACTTGGTGGTTTATTAGAAAGTTTCCAATACGGAAATGCCGTTAAAAATGGAGTTCAAGTAGCTATTATTGGTAAGCCCAATGCAGGAAAATCTACCTTGCTAAATGCTTTACTAAAGGAGGAAAGAGCCATAGTTTCTGATATTGCAGGAACTACTAGAGATACTATAGAAGAAGTATTGCATATTGGTGGACACGCCTTTAGATTTATAGATACTGCAGGAATTAGAGATACCGCCGACAGAGTGGAGAGCATAGGTGTAGAAAAGGCTAAAGAAAAAATAAATACAGCAGATATTCTACTATATTTATTTGATATAAAAGACAGTACTCCTAACGAAATTATAAATTTCATTACCTCTTTAGAGCGTCCAGACCTTAAGGTTATTTTACTCCAAAATAAAATAGATTCTAGTAATGAAACAGAAATCAATGATTTTTGGAAACAGTTAAAAGAGGTTCTCGTTCCTAATTTTACTCAAACCATTTTGGGAATTTCGGCTAAGGAAGAAAAGAATATAGAAATTTTAAAAAACGAACTGGTATCTTATATAGAGGAATTAAAAACTTCTGAAAGTACCATTATTACCAATCAGCGTCATCAAGAAGCATTACAAAAATCGCTTCTTTCGGTACAAAAAGTGGAAGAAGCCATCACAAATAGAATTTCTACTGAACTTTTAGCCTACGAACTTCGTGCCGCTATGGAGTATCTTGGTGAAATTTCTGGAGAGTTTACCAATGATGAAGTGTTAGGCAATATCTTTGGGAAATTTTGTATTGGAAAATAG